GCCGCGGGAAGTCCTCGCCCAGGGTCACCAGGTTCTCGGGCCGCGCCCCGCGCCAGGCATAGATCGACTGGTCGTCGTCGCCCACCACGGTGAAGGTTTTGCGCTCCTCCATCAGCAGCTTGACCAACAGGTACTGCGAGACGTTGGTGTCCTGGTACTCGTCCACCAGCATGTAGTGAATCTTGCGCCGCCAGCGCGCCAGCACCTCGGGATTGTCCTTGAGCAGTACCACCGGCAGCAGGATCAGGTCGTCGAAGTCCACCGCGTTGTAGGCCTTGAGGTGGCGCACGTAGGCCTCGTAGACCCGCGCGGCGTACTGTTCGTCCTCATCCACGGCGTGGGACAGCGCCTGGCCCGGCAGCACCAGGTCGTTCTTCCACGCCGAGATCTGGTGCTGCACGGCGTTGATCTGCTCGGCATCGACCTGGGCGTCCTTGTTCATCAGGTCGCGCAGCAGCGCCTTGGCGTCCTCCGGGTCGAACAGCGAGAAGCCCGGCTTGTAGCCCAGCGCCTTGAGCTCGCCGCGAATGATATTGAGTCCCAGGGTGTGGAAGGTCGAGACGGTCAGCCCATGGCCCTCCTTGCCCTTGAGCATCTGCCCCACCCGCTCCTTCATCTCGCGAGCGGCCTTGTTGGTGAAGGTGACGGCGGCGATGCGCCGTGCGCTCATGCCGCACACCTGGACCAGGTAGGCGATCTTGGTGGTGATCACGCTGGTCTTGCCCGAACCGGCGCCGGCCAGCACCAGGCAGGGGCCGTCGATGTAGCGCACGGCCTCCTGCTGGCGCGGATTGAGCTTGGCGAGACGCTGCTGAATGCTCATGGTCGTCACTCGGGTGTCGCCGCGCCGGCGAAGCCCAGCTGGCGCCAGGCCTCGAACACCAGGATGGCGCAGGCGTTGGAGAGATTGAGGCTGCGGCTGTTCGCCAGCATGGGAATGCGCAGGCGTTGCGCAGGCGGCAGGGCATCGAGCATCGCCTGTGGCAGGCCGCGGGTCTCGGGGCCGAACAGCAGGGTATCGCCGGGACGGTAGCTCGGTTCATGGTAGCCGGTGCGACCGCGGGTCGAGACGGCGAAGACGCGCGCGGGCGTCACCGCCTCGACGAAGGCCGCCCAGTCACGATGCACGCGGACGGCGGCCCACTCGTGATAGTCGAGCCCGGCGCGGCGCAGACGCTTGTCGTCGAGCACGAAGCCCAGTGGCTCGATCAGGTGCAGGCGAAAACCGCTGTTAGCACACAGCCGGATCAGGTTGCCGGTGTTGGGCGGGATCTCGGGTTCAAACAGCACGACGTCGAGCATGGCGGCCTGCCTGGGAGCGCTGGCGGGCCCGCCGGGGCCCGCCGGTACGGCGAGTCGATCAGAAGCTCAGGCGGACCCCGACCTGGGCGCCACGGTCCAGCGTACGGCTGCCGTGGCGGTTGTCGAAGTCGGCCGCCGCCTGGCGCAGGCCGACGTAGCCGTCGACGTTGGGGGTAAAGGCGTAGCGCGCACGCACGCCCACCTCGTAGCCGTCGTCCAGATCTCCGCTGGTCACCGCGCCGGGGGTATAGAAACCGTAGCCGCCCAGCGAAACGTCCGGCGCCTGCGGCAGGTAGACATAGCCGTAGCCACCCAGGCCCACACCGCCGCCGTTGCCGTAGTCGGTATCGAACTGGGTCCAGCGCGCGCCGATGCCCACGTCGCGATCGCGGTTGCGCTGAACGCCCAGCAACTGGGCATGGTAGATGGTGGCGTCCTCGCGATACTCGCTGTTGATCACGCCGCCCCCCAGGGCCACGCCCTGGGTGATCTCGCCGGCGGCTTCGAACTGCATGGCATCGGCGCCGAGGTTGAGATCCAGGCTGCCGGCGGCGTGGGCGCCGCTGGCGGCAAATACGATACCCGAGACCAGGGCGGCCCTGGCGAACTGTCCGAGCGTATTCATCGATGACTCCTTGCTCACTGCGCGCATAACGTGACTGAACATCAACCGGTTGCGACGCCATAGCGCGCGCGATAGTCGCGAATGGCGGCCGCATGTCCGCGAAACTCTTCGCTGGCCTGCTGCTCGAGATAGGCCAGCACCATGTCCAGCGTGACGATGCTGATGACGGGCATGCCGTAGCGCGATTCGACCTCCTGAATGGCGCTCTGGCTCTTGATTTTGCCCCCTTCCTGGCCGCGTTCCTGGCGATCGAGCGCAATCACCACGCCTGCCGCCTCGGCCCCGGCGGCCTCGATCAGCGCCATCACCTCGCGAATGGCGGTACCCGCGGTGATCACGTCGTCGATGATCAGGATGCGCCCGGCCAGCTCGGCACCGACGATGTTGCCGCCCTCGCCGTGGTCCTTCGCCTCCTTGCGATTGAAGGCGAACGGCAGGTCGCGGCCGTACTGTTCGGCCAGCGCCACCGCCGTCGTGGCCGCCAGCGGGATGCCCTTGTAGGCGGGGCCGAACAGCACGTCGAAGCCCACGCCGCTGGCCTGGATGGCATTGGCGTAGAAGCGCCCCAGCCGCGCCAGGGCGCCGCCGCTGCGGAACAGGCCGGCATTGAAGAAATAGGGGCTGACACGACCCGACTTGAGGGTGAACTCGCCGAACTTCAGCACGCCTTGTTCGATGGCGAACTCGATGAACTCACGCTGATAGGCATGCATGCTGGCCGACACGGCGCTCCCCCTGCTATTCATAGGCTCCAAGGAAGGAAATTGCGTGTATTACCACGAATATCCATGCGGGCCATTTACCCAAACGTCGAAACGTCGGGTATCATACACGCGCGACGTCAAAGGGACCATGTATGAAAATTGCCACCATCAATGTCAACGGAATCCGCGAGGCCGTCGGGCGAGGCTTCCTCGACTGGCTGGCTGGGCAGGACGCCGATGTCATCTGCGTCCAGAACCTCAAGGCCAAGAGCTTCGAGCTGGATGACAGCATCCTCTACCCGGAGGGCTACGAGGGCTATTTCCTGGATGCCGAGGAAGACGGCTTCTCCGGCGTGGGGCTCTACTGCCGCAAGATTCCCAAGGCGATCATGTACGGGCTGGGCTTCCCCCAGTGCGACCACGAGGCGCGCTTCCTGCAGGCCGACTACGACCGCTTCAGCATCGCCAGTTTCCTGATGCCCGACGGCAGCGACTACGCCGCCAAGCAGGCGTTCATGGCTCAGTACCAGGAATACCTGAACAAGATGGCGCGCAAGCGTCGCGAGTACATCATCTGCGGCACCTGGCACATCGCCCACAAGACCGTCGACCTGGAGAACTGGGCCGACAACCAGGCCACGCCGGGCTTCAAGCCCGAGGAGCGCGCCTGGATGGACCAGGTGTTCGGCCCCACCGGCTTCATCGACACCTTCCGCGAGGTCAACCGCGACGCCGGCGAGTACACCTGGTGGCCCAAGCTCGACCAGGAAGTGCCGCGCTCGCGCCAGGAAGGCTGGCGGATCGACTACCAGATCGTCGGCCCCAACCTGCGCCGCCACGTGGTCGACGCCTGGATCGACTACGACGCCACCTTCAGCGAGTTCGCCCCGCTGTTCGTCGAGTACGACCTGACGCTGTAAGCGCCACCCTTTCGTCGCGGCCCGGCTCGGGCTGCATTGCGCCGGCCTTTGAGCCGGCGCTATGCGTTTCACCCTGGGAATGATCTCAGCGGCGAATGCCCAGTGCCTCGCGCTGGTGCTCGAAGAGCTCGGCCCCGGCATTTTCGGCCAGCTCCAGCATGGCGTTGAGCTGCTCGCGGGAGAACACCCCCGCCTCGGCGGTACCCTGCACCTCGATCAGCCCGCCCGATTCGGCCATGACCACGTTCATGTCGGTCTCGGCGCCGCTGTCCTCGGGGTAGTCGAGGTCGACCACCGCCACGCCCTTGTAGAGTCCCACCGAGACCGAGCTGACCAGTTGCTGGAAGGGATCGCCCTTGATCAGCTTCTTGCGCTGCAGGTAGCGGATGGCATCCACCAGCGCCACGCAGCCGCCGGTGATCGAGGCGGTGCGCGTGCCGCCGTCGGCCTGGATCACGTCGCAGTCCACGGTGACGGTGAATTCGCCCAGCTTCTTCAGGTTCACCGCGGCACGCAGCGAACGGCCGATCAGGCGCTGAATCTCCAGCGTGCGCCCGCCCTGCTTGCCGCGGGTCGCCTCGCGGCCGCCGCGGGTATGGGTGGCACGCGGCAGCATGCCGTACTCGGCGGTGACCCAGCCCTGCCCCTTGCCACGCAGCCAGCGCGGCACGCCGGCCTCGACGCTGGCGTTGCACAGCACCTTGGTGTCGCCGAACTCCACCAGCACGGAGCCTTCGGCGTGGCGCGTGTAGTCGCGGGTCAGGCGGATCTCGCGGGACTGGTCGGGGCGCCGCCCGCTCGGGCGTGAGGGTTGGGAAGCCATGGTACCTCTCGAAAGACGAAGAACGATCGGGACGATGTCGCGGCATCGGCGAGGCATCGAATGGCTGGCCATTCTACACGGTCGGGCCGGGGAATCGGTTACACTCCTTGTCCGAGATGTCGCCGGGCTGGCCGGCAACGGCGCAGCCGATCGAACGAGGAGTCGCCATGGTCGCCCATAGCAAGGTACACAGCATGACCGCCTTTGCCCGTCAGAGCCGCGAAGGCGACTGGGGCAGCCTGCAACTGGAGCTGCGTTCGGTGAACCAGCGCTACCTGGAGCCCTTCTTCCGGCTGCCCGAGGCGCTGCGCGACCTCGAGCCCGCCTTTCGCGAGGCGCTGCGCACGCGCCTGGCGCGCGGCAAGGTGGAGTGCCACCTGCGCTTCGAACCCACCGATATCAGCGAGACCCTGGCCGTCAACCACACCCGGCTGGTCGCGCTGGCCGCAGCGCTGGGCGAGATTCGCGAGGCGCTGCCCCAGGTCGCCATGCCCGATGCCCTCTCGCTGCTCGACCACCCCGGCGTGCTCGACGCCCAGGGGGTCGACCTGGACGCGGTGAAGGCGGAGGCCACGGCACTGTTCGAGACCGCCCTCGACGAACTGATCGAGGCCCGCGCGCGCGAAGGCGACAAGCTCGCCGCGCTGATTCGCGAGCGCCTGGCCGGCGTGGGCGAGCAGGTCGCCGAGGTGCGCCGGCTGATGCCCGAGATCCTCGAGCGCCAGCGCGCCCTGCTGCTGGAGCGGCTCGAGGCGGTCAAGGCCGAGCTCGAACCCCAGCGCCTGGAGGCCGAGCTGGTCTTGCTCGCCCAGAAGGCCGACGTCGACGAGGAGCTCGACCGGCTCGAGACCCATGTCGGCGAGGTGGCGCGCCAGCTCGACCAGAAGGGCCCCAAGGGGCGCCGCCTCGACTTCCTGATGCAGGAGCTCAACCGCGAGGCCAACACCCTCTCCTCCAAGTCGGCGGTGGCCAGCACCACCCGCTGCGCGGTGGAGCTCAAGGTGCTGATCGAGCAGATGAGAGAACAGATCCAGAATATCGAGTAACACGACCATGAAGGCGAGCCGTTCGCGGCCCTGTCGAAGGCTATCTTCCAGCGCCACGCGGTGGATGTGGCGGCTGGCACTGGCCGCCTGCCTCGTCGTGCCCGTGTCGGGCTGGGGGCAGGCCGAGACGGACGCTGCCGACGCCGACGGGGAAGTGATCGTCGTCGGCGGCGATCACTACCACCCGCCCTACGAGTTCCTCGACGAGGATGGCGAGCCGGCCGGCTACAACGTGGAGCTGACCCGGGCCATCGCCGAGGTGATGGGCATCGAGGTGCGCATCGAGCTGAAGCCGTGGAGCGAGGTGCGCCGCGGGCTGGAGCAGGGCGAGATCGACATCCTGCAGGGCATGTCCTACTCCGAGGCGCGTTCCGCGCAGTTCGACTTCGCGCCCCCTCACGCCATCGTCCACCAGTCGATCTTCGCCCGCCGTGGCGACCCGGTGGTGGAGGTCGAGGCGCTGCGCGGCAAGGAGGTGATCGTCCAGCGCGGCGACATCATGCACGACTACCTGATCGAGCATGACATCGACGCCAAGGTGATCCCCGTCGATACCCATGCCGATGCGCTCAGGGCCCTGGCCGCCGGCCAGCACGACTACGCCCTGGTCGCCAACCTGCCGGCGCTCTACCTCAGCCGCGAGCTGGGGCTGACCAACCTGGTGCCGGTGGCGCGACCCTTCGCGCTGCGCTACGGCTACGCGGTGCGCCAGGGCGACGCCAACCTGCTGGCCAAGTTCAGCGAGGGGCTGGCCATCCTCAAGAACACCGGCCGTCACCAGGCGATCTACGACAAGTGGCTGGGGCCGCTGGAGGGCCGCGAGGGCATTCCGTGGCAGAAGGTCGGTCAGGTCGGCGCGGCGCTCTCCGCGCTGCTGCTGCTGATCCTGGGGGCCATCGTGGTGTGGAACCGCATGCTCAAGCGCGAGGTGGCGGCGCGCACCGCGGAGCTGCGCCAGCACCAGCAGCAGCTGATCCAGGCCGACAAGATGGCCTCGCTCGGCGTGCTCGTCTCGGGCGTGGCCCACGAGATCAACAACCCCAGCAGCCTGCTGCTGCTCAACCTGCCGGTGCTGCGCGAGGCCTGGGACGACGCCGAGCCGATCCTCGAGGCACACTACCGTGCCCATGGCGACTTCCCGTTCGGCGGGCTGCCCTACTCGCGCATGCGCGAGGAGATCCCCGGCATGCTCGACGACATGCAGGAGGGCACGCGGCGCATCAAGCGCATCGTCGGCGACCTCAAGGACTTCGCCCGCCAGGGCGGCGACGAGCCGGCCGACACCGTCGACCTCAATGCGGTGGTGGCCACCGCCGTGCGCCTGGTCGACAACTCGATCCGCCAGGCGACCGGCCGCTTCGAGGTCCAGTATGCCGACGACCTGCCGCCCCTCGTGGGCAACGCCCAGCGCATCGAGCAGGTGGTGATCAACCTGGTGCTCAACGCCTGCCAGGCGCTGGAGCGGCCCACCCAGGGCATTCGCCTCACCACCCGCCACGCTCGCGCCGAGGGGCGGGTGCTGCTGGAGGTGTGCGACGAGGGCCGCGGCATCGCCCCCGAGGCCATGCACCGGCTGACCGACCCCTTCTTCACCACCCGTCGCGAGTGTGGCGGCACCGGCCTGGGCCTGTCCGTCTCCGCCGGCATCGTCAGCGAGCACCAGGGGGGTCTGACCTTCGACTCCCAGCCCGGCCGCGGCACCCGGGTGATCCTGTCGCTGCCGGCCGCGAAGCCCGGCGCGGCGACGCCCGATGCTACGCCGCTTCGACAGCAGGAGCCAGACACGCCATGACGCAGAGCCTCTACCCCGCCTTCGGTGTGCTGCTCGTCGACGACGAGCCCTCCTTCCTGCGCAGCCTGGGCATCGCCCTGGAGCGCAGCGGGGGGATCAACCATATCCACCGCTGCCATGACAGTCGCGAGGTCATGGAGATCCTGGCGCGGGAGAACATCGGCCTGGTGACCCTCGACCTGACCATGCCCCACCTGTCGGGGGAGGAGCTGCTGGCGCGCATCGTCGAGGAGTACCCCGACGTCGGCGTCATCGTGGTGAGCGGTCTCAACCAGGTGGAAAGCGCCGTCAGCTGCATCAAGCTCGGCGCCTTCGACTACTTCGTCAAGACCGACGAGGAGAGCCGCCTGGTCGAGGGCATCCGCCGCGCCATCCGTCTGCAGGAGCTGCGCCAGGAGAACCAGGCGCTGCGCCGACGCGTGCTCGACGACACCCTGGAGCGGCCCGAGGCCTTCGCCCACATCGTCACCGCCGACAAGGGCATGCGCGCGGTCTTCCAGTACCTGGAGTCGGTGGCGCTGACCCAGCAGCCGATCCTGATCTCCGGCGAGAGCGGCGTGGGCAAGGAGCTGATCGCCAAGGCGGCGCATACCCTGAGCGGTCGTCGGGGGCCGCTGGTCTGCGTCAACGTGGCGGGGCTCGACGACAACGTCTTTGCCGATACCCTGTTCGGCCATCAGCGCGGCGCCTTCACCGGCGCCGAGCAGCCGCGCGCCGGGATGATCGAGCAGGCCGCGGGCGGCACGCTGCTGCTCGACGAGATCGGCGATCTCAGCCTGGCCTCCCAGGTCAAGCTGCTGCGCCTGCTCCAGGAGGGCGAGTACTACCCGCTGGGCAGCGACCGGCCCAAGCGCCTCCAGGCCCGCGTGGTGGTGGCCACGCACCACGACCTGGCCGAAAAGCAGCGCGCGGGCACCTTCCGCAAGGATCTCTACTACCGCCTGCGCACGCATCAGGTGCATATCCCCCCGCTGCGCCAGCGCAAGCAGGACATTGCCCTGCTGCTGGACCACTTCCTCGCCGAGGCGGCCGCGGAGCTTGGCAAGGGCAAGCCGAGCTATCCGCCGGAGCTTGCCGTGCTGCTGGGCAACTACGCCTTCCCCGGCAACGTGCGCGAACTGCGCGCCATGGCCTACGATGCCATGAGCCAGCACCGCAGCCGCACGCTGTCCATGGCGGCCTTCAAGCGCGCCATCGACCAGGCACGCGGGGACGAGGCCCCTCTCCACCACCGTCAGCGGGCCGTGTTCGCACCCGACGAACCGCTGCCGACGCTGGACGAGGTGGCCGACCTGCTGGTGGAGGAGGCGATGCAGCGCGCCGAAGGCAACCAGACCATGGCCTCGCGCTGGCTGGGCATCTCGCAGCCGGCGCTGAGCAAGCGGCTGAAGAAACGGCGCGACGAAGGGGCATAACCTCTTTCATGTCGATAACCAAGGTTATGGTCGCGACAACTTATTGAATCCTTTGTCTTTTTCACGACTTTCAGGGCTATTCGGCGCGCTGGAGGTTATACCGCTTTAGCGACACCCGCCCGACCATCCCTCTGCTTTTTCCTTTTTCGACAGCCAGTTAAGCAAACCGCAAAGCTGGCATGGGTCTTGCCTTGAATAGCCCCGCCTGCCCCCGGCGGGCCATGTCGACAAACGCAAGCAAGAGGTTCTCCCATGCCAAGAACAACGACTCACGCGGCCCTCGAACGGCCGGCATCGCTTATTGCCCCGCTCGCCACCAACCGGGGGAGCGCGTCATGCTCGATCTGATCAACGACCTCCTCTGGGGCAAGGTACTCATCACCCTGCTCCTCGCCGTCGGCATCGGCTTCACGCTCGCTTCACGCTTCGTGCAGTTTCGCCATTTCGGCCGCATGTTCCGCATTCTCGGCGCCGGCCATGCCTTCAAGCGCGACAAGCACGGTCACCTGAGTTCCTTCCAGGCCCTGCTGCTCTCGGTGGCGGGGCGTGTCGGTGGCGGCAACATCGCCGGTGTCGCGGTCGCCATCACCCTGGGCGGCCCGGGTGCGATCTTCTGGATGTGGGTGGTTGGCCTGATGGGCATGGCCACCAGCTACCTGGAGTGCACCCTGGCACAGGCCTACAAGACCGCCCAGCCCGACGGCACCTATCGCGGCGGTCCGGCCTACTACATCGTTCACGGCCTCGGCCAGCGCTGGCACTGGTTGGCAGCGCTCTACTCGGTGCTGCTGCTGGTTACCTTCGGCTTCGGCTTTACCGCCCTGCAGTCCTATGCGGTGGCTACCTCCTTCAACGATGCCTTCGGTGTACCGGTCGTCTACTCCGGCATCGGCATGGCCCTGGTCGTGGGACTCATCGTCTTCGGCGGGATCAAGCGCATCGCCCGGGTGACGGAAGTGCTGGTTCCCGTCATGGCGCTCGGCTACATCCTGATCGCCCTCGTCGTTCTGGGCCTCAATTTTGCCCGGATACCCGAGGCCATCCTGCTGATCGTCAACAGCGCCTTCGGCCTCGAGCAAGCCGTCGGTGGCGGCATCGGCGCGGCCATCATGATGGGGGTCAAGCGTGGCCTGTTCTCCAACGAGGCGGGACTCGGCAGCGCCCCCAACGTCGCCGCCGTGGCCTACGTCCCGCACCCGGCCAACCAGGGCATCGTGCAGGCCTTCTCGGTGTTCATCGACACCCTGATCATCTGCTCGGCCACGGCCTTGATCATCCTGCTCAGCGGCGCCTACGATCCCGCCGCCGGCGTCGATATCGGCGGCGTGGCGCTGACCCAGACGGCCCTGGCCGACCATGTGGGCGAATGGGGGCGAAGCTTCGTCAGCGTGGCGCTGCTGCTGTTCGGCTTCAGCACCATTCTCTACAACTACTATTTGGGCGAGAACAGCCTCAACTTCTTCAGCGAGGGTAACGTCACGCTGTTCAATGCGTTCCGTGTCGCGATCATCGGCCTGTGCACCTGGGGCGCGCTCACCGACCTGGGCACGGTGTTCGCCTTCGCCGACGTGACCATGGGCCTGCTCGCCGTGGCTAACCTGGTGGGCCTGATCATGCTGTTCAAGCCGGGACTGCGCATCATGCGCGACTACGACGAGCAACTGCGTGCCGGCATTCCCCACCCGGTCTTCGATGCCGCACGGTTCAGCGATCTCAATATCGATCCGGCGGCCTGGGACATCGAACCCGAGGATCGTCAGCGTCTCGAACAGGAGCGGGCGGCCTCTCTCGCCACCAACTGAGGCTCAGCGACCCGCTCCCGCTATCGGCCCGGTCGCGCCTGTCGTCGCCGGGCCGGTTCGCTGGAGGGCACCCATTGAGTAAAGCGACTATGCAGCAGTGGCTAGAGGAGATCGCCGCTAGCGCCCGCCAGCGCCTTGACGAGGGTCGCGTCGCCGATTACATACCGGCGTTGGCGCAGCGCAACCCCAACCGGTTCGGTATCGCCGTCTGCACGACCAGCGGCGAAACCTACGCTGCGGGGGATGCCCGCGAGCCGTTCTCGATCCAGAGCATCGCCAAGGTGCTGCTGCTCACCCTCGCCCTGCGCACCCACGGCGAGGCGCTGTGGCAGCGGGTCGGGCTCAACCCGTCGGGCATGCCGTTCAACTCCCTGGCCCAGCTCGAGGCGGAGCGGGGCAAGCCGCGCAACCCGTTCATCAACGCCGGCGCCATTGCGGTGACGGATCGCCTGGTCAGCGCCTTCGCCACACCGGACAAGCATCTGCAGGACGTCGCCCGGCGGCTGGCGGGCAACGCTTCGATCCTGATCGACGACGAGGTGCTGGAGTCGGAGTGGCAGCACCGTTCGCGCAACGCCGCCATGGCCTACCTGATGAAGGCGTTCGGCAACCTCGACAACGACGTCGACGCGGTGCTGCGCTGCTATTTCTCCAGCTGCGCGCTGGCCATGAGCTGCGTGGACCTAGCCGTCGCCCTGAACTTTCTGGCGGCCGAAGGCGAGGCCCGCGCCATCGGTCAACGCTTCGTCTCGCCGGGGCTGGCACGGCGGGTCAACGCGATCATGACCACCTGTGGCATGTACGACGCCGCCGGCGACTTCGCCTACCGCGTCGGGCTGCCGGCCAAGAGCGGTGTCGGCGGCGGCATCGTCGCGGTCGTGCCGGGCAGGATGACGGTCTGCGTCTGGGCGCCGGCGCTCGACGACAGCGGCAACTCGGTGGCCGCCCAGCACGCCCTGGAGCTGTTCGCCGAGCAGCTCGACGCCCGGCTGTCGACGGCATGAGACGCCGGCACGGTTTGCACCTCGCCCCATGACGCGCCCTCGGCCGGGCGGGTATACTGTCCCGCTCGAATGCGCAGCCATGGCGCTCGCCCCCCTTTGCCTCGTGCGAACGGGGGCATTTGCGATCCGGAGCCCGATATGTCCCAAGGTACGCTTTTCATCGTTTCCGCGCCCTCCGGCGCCGGCAAGACCACCCTGGTGCGCGAACTGATCGAGAGCCTCGACGGCATCCAGGTCTCGGTGTCGCATACCACCCGCCCCCGTCGTCGCGGCGAGGTGGACGGCGTCAACTACCACTTCGTGGAGGTCGACGAATTCCAGGCGATGATCGCGCGCGGCGAGTTCTTCGAGTACGCCCGGGTATTCGACAACTTCTACGGCACCTCGCGGCCAGCGGTGGAAGCGCTGCTCGAGGCCGGCCAGGACGTGATCCTCGAGATCGACTGGCAAGGCGCGCGCCAGGTCCGCGAACAGCTGCCCGAGGCGGTGTCGATCTTCATCCTGCCGCCGTCGCGGGACGAGCTCGAGCGGCGCCTGGCCAGCCGCGGCACCGACGAGCACGCCACCATCGCCCGGCGCATGCGCGACGCCGTCAGCGAGATGTCGCACTACGACGAGTACGACTACCTGGTGATCAACGACGACTTCACCACCGCCCTGCGCGAGCTGCAGTCGCTGGTGATCGGCCGGCGCCTGAGCCTGGCCCGGGTGCAGGAGAGCCATGGCCCACTGCTGGCGGCGCTATTGTCGTAGTCAGCCGCGGGCGCTCGTCATGGCCCCGGCCGACACCGCCAGGCCAGGCCCTTCCCGCTGCGGGCGCTTGTCACGGCAGCCG
This portion of the Billgrantia sulfidoxydans genome encodes:
- the glsB gene encoding glutaminase B, whose product is MSKATMQQWLEEIAASARQRLDEGRVADYIPALAQRNPNRFGIAVCTTSGETYAAGDAREPFSIQSIAKVLLLTLALRTHGEALWQRVGLNPSGMPFNSLAQLEAERGKPRNPFINAGAIAVTDRLVSAFATPDKHLQDVARRLAGNASILIDDEVLESEWQHRSRNAAMAYLMKAFGNLDNDVDAVLRCYFSSCALAMSCVDLAVALNFLAAEGEARAIGQRFVSPGLARRVNAIMTTCGMYDAAGDFAYRVGLPAKSGVGGGIVAVVPGRMTVCVWAPALDDSGNSVAAQHALELFAEQLDARLSTA
- the gmk gene encoding guanylate kinase, which gives rise to MSQGTLFIVSAPSGAGKTTLVRELIESLDGIQVSVSHTTRPRRRGEVDGVNYHFVEVDEFQAMIARGEFFEYARVFDNFYGTSRPAVEALLEAGQDVILEIDWQGARQVREQLPEAVSIFILPPSRDELERRLASRGTDEHATIARRMRDAVSEMSHYDEYDYLVINDDFTTALRELQSLVIGRRLSLARVQESHGPLLAALLS